A single window of Flavobacterium aestivum DNA harbors:
- a CDS encoding DUF3164 family protein translates to MNTPATTNFNPAMDLSQFSAQQLKEALNRIENKKNEERDAYKKLVAETIPKALSRLHETSEMMRNAKTETFQLFETILDLKNQVYGFKEKQMSHTFSNDKEEITIGYRINEGWDDTVTIGIEKVQNYISSLSTSKETASLVKIVFNLLKKDAKGNLKGSRVLELQKLTKEFNNEEFTDGVEIIASSFKPVRSSWFIEASTIGENGIKTNIPLSMSSVDFLHGYAFNFFNQQNEQNHAA, encoded by the coding sequence ATGAACACTCCAGCAACAACCAATTTCAACCCAGCTATGGACTTATCTCAATTCTCAGCCCAACAATTAAAAGAGGCTTTAAACAGAATCGAAAATAAAAAAAACGAAGAAAGAGATGCTTATAAAAAATTAGTAGCCGAAACGATTCCGAAAGCACTTTCGAGATTACATGAAACATCTGAAATGATGAGAAATGCCAAAACAGAAACCTTTCAATTGTTCGAAACTATTCTGGATCTAAAAAACCAGGTTTACGGTTTCAAGGAAAAACAAATGTCTCATACTTTCTCTAATGACAAAGAGGAAATTACGATTGGATATCGCATTAATGAAGGTTGGGATGATACCGTAACCATTGGTATTGAGAAGGTTCAAAATTACATTTCGTCTCTTTCTACCAGCAAAGAAACAGCCTCATTAGTTAAAATTGTTTTTAATCTGCTAAAAAAAGATGCCAAAGGAAACTTAAAAGGCTCAAGAGTTCTAGAACTTCAAAAACTAACCAAGGAATTCAACAATGAAGAATTTACAGATGGTGTTGAGATTATTGCTTCTTCATTTAAGCCTGTACGTTCAAGCTGGTTTATTGAGGCCAGTACAATTGGCGAAAACGGTATCAAAACCAATATTCCGTTATCTATGTCATCAGTAGATTTTTTACATGGCTATGCTTTTAATTTCTTTAATCAGCAAAACGAACAAAATCATGCAGCCTAA